The following are from one region of the Falsibacillus pallidus genome:
- a CDS encoding heavy metal-binding domain-containing protein, whose protein sequence is MLVVTTEKIEGYEIKEVKGACYGLVVRSRGFAGQVTASLRSLVGGEIKEYTQLLEDARKQALDRMTKNAHAMGANAIIMFRFDSGEIGQNMSEIVAYGTAVVAEKSDQQ, encoded by the coding sequence ATGCTGGTTGTCACGACTGAAAAAATAGAAGGTTATGAAATCAAGGAAGTGAAGGGTGCCTGCTACGGACTTGTGGTGAGAAGCCGTGGCTTTGCCGGCCAGGTGACCGCTTCATTAAGGTCGCTTGTCGGCGGTGAAATCAAGGAATATACACAGCTGCTTGAAGATGCAAGGAAACAGGCACTTGACCGCATGACGAAAAACGCGCATGCCATGGGTGCGAACGCAATCATCATGTTCCGCTTCGATTCCGGTGAAATTGGCCAGAATATGAGCGAAATCGTGGCCTATGGAACGGCGGTTGTAGCAGAAAAGTCAGATCAGCAATGA
- a CDS encoding sigma-70 family RNA polymerase sigma factor, protein MEQTTTISNQLVDDARSVKNSFDALVSEFSNDLWNYCKYITGSAWDGEDLFQETLIKSFGLLPQRWSEITDKKYYLFRMATNTWLDQCRKRNREIGMLNETSEAHYEFSDKLALQEILISLDSHLPPKQTAAFLLMDVFRFSAEEAAGIVRSTPGGIYAAVQRARRKIESLDFMNVKTKGEFQLNPTIKAYLEAFNTGDLDKMLSLFSDQAHNEAFSGFQEFSKEEMVKGSLRFGLPGHSAKEFILWGKPVIVVLAEGEHGPEIHDIQIQEVENGKIVAHHSYFFRKEFIMAAAKELGYQPQLIKPPVDWS, encoded by the coding sequence ATGGAGCAGACCACAACGATATCGAATCAGCTGGTAGATGATGCACGCTCAGTAAAAAACTCATTTGATGCGCTTGTATCAGAGTTTTCTAACGACCTATGGAATTACTGCAAATACATTACGGGTTCAGCTTGGGACGGAGAAGATCTTTTTCAGGAGACGCTTATTAAATCTTTCGGGCTGCTTCCCCAAAGATGGAGCGAGATTACTGATAAGAAATATTATTTATTCAGGATGGCCACAAACACTTGGCTGGATCAGTGCAGAAAAAGAAATCGGGAAATTGGCATGTTGAATGAAACATCAGAAGCTCACTACGAGTTTTCTGACAAACTGGCATTGCAGGAAATCTTGATATCTCTGGATTCACACTTACCGCCTAAACAGACGGCAGCATTTCTTTTAATGGATGTTTTCCGTTTCAGCGCAGAGGAAGCAGCAGGCATTGTCCGCAGTACACCAGGCGGGATTTATGCAGCGGTACAGCGGGCGAGGCGGAAAATCGAATCATTGGATTTTATGAACGTTAAGACCAAGGGAGAGTTCCAATTGAACCCTACTATCAAAGCGTATTTAGAGGCTTTTAACACAGGGGATCTCGATAAAATGCTAAGTTTATTCAGCGATCAGGCCCACAATGAAGCATTCAGTGGATTCCAGGAATTCTCCAAAGAAGAAATGGTGAAGGGCTCGCTCCGCTTCGGTTTGCCGGGACACTCCGCCAAAGAATTCATCCTGTGGGGCAAGCCGGTCATTGTGGTGCTCGCAGAAGGAGAACATGGTCCGGAAATTCACGACATTCAAATCCAGGAAGTAGAAAACGGAAAAATCGTCGCGCATCACAGCTACTTCTTCCGTAAAGAATTCATTATGGCAGCTGCGAAAGAACTTGGCTACCAGCCGCAGCTCATAAAACCCCCAGTCGACTGGAGTTAA
- a CDS encoding carboxymuconolactone decarboxylase family protein — protein sequence MSEQRYQHGLDKLMEYTLTDNKDISTHLKISEALQDIAPDVAKYIIEFAYGDIYFRSGLSNERRALVTISSLVTQGTEPQLELHINTGLTAGLTPKEIVESIIQLIPYTGFPRVLNALNVAKKVFAQRDVQ from the coding sequence ATGAGTGAACAACGCTATCAGCACGGTTTGGATAAATTAATGGAATATACACTGACAGATAACAAAGATATTTCTACACACTTAAAAATTTCCGAAGCATTACAGGACATCGCACCGGATGTGGCCAAATACATCATCGAGTTTGCCTATGGGGATATTTACTTCCGCTCTGGACTTTCCAACGAAAGAAGAGCGCTCGTTACCATTTCATCCCTTGTCACTCAAGGAACGGAGCCTCAGCTTGAACTTCATATCAATACAGGATTGACGGCAGGATTGACGCCGAAAGAAATCGTGGAAAGCATCATTCAACTGATTCCATACACAGGATTCCCAAGAGTCCTCAATGCATTGAATGTGGCAAAGAAAGTATTTGCTCAGCGCGATGTTCAATGA
- a CDS encoding 3-hydroxybutyrate dehydrogenase, translating to MVENKVVVITGSASGIGFEIGKEFAQNGSKVVLTDLNAEGVEKAAEDLRGQGFDAIGLKADVTSEEDIKNMIETAHKHYGRVDVLINNAGLQHVSPIEEFPTAKFELMIKIMLTAPFIATKYAFPIMKEQGFGRIINISSINGLIGFAGKAAYNSAKHGVIGLTKVAALEAAADGVTVNAICPGYVDTPLVRNQLKDIATTRNVPLEKVLEEVIYPLVPQKRLLDVSEIADYAMFLASDKAKSVTGQAVVIDGGYTAQ from the coding sequence GTGGTTGAAAATAAAGTAGTCGTCATCACAGGTTCTGCAAGCGGAATCGGATTTGAAATCGGAAAAGAATTTGCTCAAAACGGAAGCAAAGTCGTCTTGACTGACTTAAATGCAGAAGGCGTTGAAAAAGCAGCTGAAGATCTTCGCGGCCAAGGCTTTGATGCCATTGGTTTGAAAGCGGACGTAACAAGCGAAGAAGATATCAAAAACATGATTGAAACTGCCCACAAACATTATGGACGAGTAGACGTTTTGATCAATAACGCTGGACTTCAGCACGTATCACCAATCGAAGAGTTCCCAACTGCAAAATTCGAATTGATGATCAAAATCATGCTGACAGCTCCATTCATCGCAACAAAATATGCTTTCCCAATCATGAAAGAACAAGGATTCGGACGCATCATCAACATTTCTTCCATCAACGGACTTATCGGATTCGCGGGCAAAGCAGCCTACAACAGCGCGAAGCATGGCGTCATCGGTCTGACAAAAGTAGCTGCATTGGAAGCTGCTGCAGACGGTGTCACTGTCAATGCAATCTGCCCAGGATATGTTGACACTCCACTTGTACGCAACCAATTAAAAGACATCGCGACAACTCGCAATGTACCATTGGAAAAAGTACTTGAAGAAGTCATCTATCCATTGGTTCCACAGAAGCGTTTGCTTGATGTAAGCGAAATTGCCGACTATGCTATGTTCTTAGCAAGCGACAAAGCAAAGAGCGTTACTGGCCAGGCAGTCGTCATCGACGGAGGCTACACAGCTCAATAA
- a CDS encoding LysR family transcriptional regulator: MDIRQLTYFLEVARSRSFTKASQVLHLTQPTLSKMVKSLEDELEMDLIDRSARQIELTEAGEIVFEQGQIILESLDHLSMNLNDLMQLKKGRIKIGIPPLIGFLFFPRIIKEFQDLYPDIAIKLIEHGANKVEEEVKDGLIDIGVVVLPIDKEAFDIVPFVKEELMLFVHKDHPLAKKKQVRMRELQEETFILFSEDFALHHWIINECAKAGFQPNIGYESSQWDFISGMIGENLGVSILPYSISKKVDPEVIKAVPIVDPSIPWKLGLILKKGRYVSHASKAFIDVISSLYEK; this comes from the coding sequence ATGGATATACGACAATTGACTTATTTTCTCGAAGTAGCCAGAAGCCGCAGTTTTACGAAAGCTTCGCAAGTCCTTCATCTTACCCAGCCGACATTGAGCAAAATGGTTAAGAGCCTGGAAGATGAACTGGAGATGGATTTGATCGACCGTTCGGCGAGGCAGATCGAACTGACAGAGGCTGGGGAAATCGTGTTTGAACAGGGGCAGATCATTTTGGAGTCGCTCGATCATTTAAGCATGAATTTAAATGATCTGATGCAGTTGAAAAAAGGAAGGATCAAAATCGGAATCCCTCCCCTTATCGGATTTTTGTTTTTCCCGAGGATTATAAAAGAGTTTCAAGATCTTTATCCAGATATTGCGATCAAGCTGATTGAACACGGGGCGAACAAAGTAGAAGAAGAAGTAAAGGACGGATTGATTGATATCGGCGTCGTGGTCCTCCCCATCGATAAAGAGGCATTCGATATCGTTCCATTCGTAAAGGAAGAACTTATGCTTTTCGTCCATAAAGACCATCCTTTGGCTAAGAAAAAGCAAGTGAGGATGCGAGAACTTCAAGAAGAGACGTTCATTTTGTTCAGCGAGGATTTTGCCCTCCATCACTGGATCATCAATGAATGTGCGAAAGCCGGATTCCAGCCAAACATCGGCTATGAAAGTTCACAGTGGGACTTCATCAGTGGCATGATCGGGGAAAACTTAGGTGTATCCATCCTTCCTTACTCCATTTCGAAAAAAGTAGACCCCGAGGTTATCAAGGCCGTCCCGATTGTGGACCCATCGATTCCATGGAAGCTTGGGCTGATTTTGAAAAAAGGACGCTATGTTTCCCATGCATCAAAGGCGTTCATTGACGTCATTTCATCCTTATACGAAAAATAG
- a CDS encoding GNAT family N-acetyltransferase, with translation MIELRPMTPEQYEKYLEKAIQKYAQEKTASGNWKAEEALQKSTDEYQRLLPDGVQTENNYLYSAYDGDLNTGIIWIAKKEQAAYIYDVYIFDEYQGKGYGKAVMSEIETKAKELGINKMRLHVFGHNTRARGLYEKIGYQPTNINMEKKL, from the coding sequence ATGATTGAACTTCGTCCGATGACACCTGAACAATATGAAAAATACCTTGAAAAAGCAATCCAAAAGTATGCACAGGAAAAAACAGCCTCAGGGAATTGGAAAGCAGAGGAAGCGCTGCAAAAATCGACTGATGAATACCAAAGATTATTGCCGGATGGGGTGCAGACAGAAAATAATTATTTGTACAGCGCCTATGACGGTGATCTTAATACCGGAATCATCTGGATCGCAAAAAAGGAACAAGCGGCTTACATATATGACGTGTATATTTTCGACGAGTACCAAGGTAAAGGATACGGGAAGGCCGTCATGAGTGAAATTGAAACCAAGGCAAAAGAACTTGGCATCAATAAGATGCGGCTTCACGTTTTCGGCCACAATACAAGGGCAAGGGGATTGTACGAAAAAATCGGCTACCAGCCTACGAATATCAACATGGAAAAGAAACTATAA
- a CDS encoding GntP family permease produces MLSIIIGLVLLMVLAYMGWSIIWVAPIVAGIVALLSGMDLMHTYTETYMTGFVDFAKKWFPIFLLGAVFGKLMEDTGAAKAVAFKITKLIGEKRAILGVLAASAILTYGGVSLFVVVFAIYPIAVALFKAANISRKLIAPTIVLGAFTFTMTSVPGTPQIQNLIPMDSFHTTPMAGSIMGIAGTIVMAVGGYLWLAYREKKMSADGDTFKEIEGERTSGGEMDEKLPNWILSLIPLLLVILLLDVVKLDPLPSLLAGIIAILLINFMQYKKFIPSINEGAKGSVMAIINTSAAVGFGAVVTAVPDFKNITDMLLGISDNPLVSESLIVQILAMITGSASGGMGIALQALGHTYYSLAQTTGISPEALHRMASIASGASILPHNGALLTLLAVTRSTHKDCYKDVFMVGLLIPTIAMIVGIIFASIGLI; encoded by the coding sequence ATGCTGAGTATCATCATAGGCTTGGTGCTTCTGATGGTTTTGGCCTACATGGGCTGGTCCATCATCTGGGTCGCGCCGATCGTTGCAGGGATCGTTGCACTGCTAAGCGGAATGGACCTGATGCACACCTATACTGAAACCTACATGACCGGCTTCGTCGATTTCGCCAAGAAGTGGTTCCCGATATTCCTATTGGGTGCTGTCTTTGGGAAATTGATGGAAGACACCGGAGCGGCCAAAGCGGTTGCTTTTAAAATCACAAAATTGATCGGGGAGAAGCGTGCAATCCTCGGTGTGCTAGCGGCATCTGCCATTTTGACATACGGCGGCGTCAGCTTGTTCGTTGTGGTATTTGCCATTTATCCGATAGCAGTCGCTTTGTTCAAGGCTGCCAACATTTCAAGGAAATTAATCGCTCCGACAATCGTACTTGGAGCATTCACGTTTACCATGACATCTGTACCTGGAACACCGCAGATTCAGAACTTGATCCCAATGGATTCGTTCCATACCACTCCAATGGCTGGCTCCATCATGGGGATTGCCGGAACGATCGTCATGGCAGTCGGCGGATACTTGTGGCTTGCATACCGCGAGAAAAAAATGAGCGCTGACGGCGACACATTCAAAGAGATTGAAGGGGAAAGAACCTCAGGCGGCGAAATGGATGAGAAGCTGCCAAATTGGATTCTATCATTGATTCCGCTTCTTTTGGTCATCCTATTACTGGACGTTGTCAAACTGGATCCACTTCCTTCATTGCTTGCTGGTATCATTGCTATTTTATTGATTAATTTCATGCAATATAAAAAGTTCATCCCGTCCATTAATGAAGGGGCGAAAGGTTCTGTCATGGCCATCATCAATACGAGTGCTGCCGTAGGATTCGGCGCTGTCGTAACGGCTGTACCAGATTTCAAGAACATCACGGACATGCTTCTTGGGATTTCAGACAACCCGCTCGTTTCGGAATCGTTAATTGTCCAGATTCTTGCGATGATTACAGGTTCTGCTTCAGGCGGTATGGGGATCGCCCTTCAAGCATTGGGACACACGTATTACAGCCTTGCGCAGACGACAGGAATCAGCCCGGAAGCACTTCACAGAATGGCTTCGATTGCATCAGGTGCATCCATCCTGCCGCATAACGGTGCATTGCTGACCTTGTTAGCCGTAACAAGGTCAACACACAAGGACTGCTACAAAGATGTCTTTATGGTGGGGCTTCTCATTCCGACCATTGCCATGATCGTGGGCATCATCTTTGCAAGCATCGGCCTGATCTAA
- a CDS encoding HAD family hydrolase, producing MIKAVLFDLDGTLLDRDASVLKFIADQAERLGIADKEKYIHRFIELDARGYVWKDKVYQQLLREFDIPQMTWENLLEDYLESFHKHGVPFPNLIEMLDGLKAAGHKLGLITNGFERMQMSNIQALGIADYFDCILISEREGIKKPDSMIFQKALKVLGTDPAESIYIGDHPDNDMKAAKAVGMKTMWKKDVQWESAEADHVIDDLEEVLAIITSDK from the coding sequence ATGATAAAAGCCGTCTTATTTGATTTGGACGGAACACTATTAGACCGGGACGCTTCGGTGTTGAAGTTTATCGCAGACCAGGCAGAAAGACTAGGGATTGCAGATAAAGAAAAGTATATACATAGATTCATTGAACTCGATGCAAGGGGATATGTTTGGAAAGACAAAGTCTATCAGCAGCTGCTGCGTGAATTCGATATTCCGCAAATGACGTGGGAAAATCTATTGGAAGACTACCTTGAGTCGTTTCATAAACATGGCGTTCCGTTTCCAAACTTAATCGAAATGCTTGATGGCTTGAAAGCTGCCGGGCATAAGCTCGGGCTCATTACGAATGGATTCGAAAGGATGCAGATGAGCAATATTCAAGCTCTTGGGATAGCGGATTACTTTGATTGCATCCTGATCTCGGAGCGGGAAGGGATTAAAAAGCCTGATTCCATGATATTTCAAAAAGCGTTGAAAGTGCTTGGAACCGATCCGGCGGAAAGTATTTATATCGGGGACCACCCTGACAATGATATGAAAGCCGCCAAAGCAGTGGGGATGAAGACCATGTGGAAAAAGGATGTACAATGGGAAAGTGCAGAAGCTGATCATGTGATTGATGACTTGGAGGAAGTCTTGGCAATCATTACGAGCGACAAATAA
- a CDS encoding DUF4236 domain-containing protein codes for MGLRFRKSFKIAPGVRMNVSSKSVGFSSGVKGLRYSVNSRTGSRVTASIPGTGLSYSTSGGRSRRTPAYNRQREIAARQREQEKLDQIEAASLAVEAYENTIERIHSIHKEADDPVNWIKVRSSSPPYEKDHGEMGPNEKSAVEKFKNYKPSFIGKLFKQEDKERRKLEEAIEAARAEDDEDYRSWERDRLIATKIIEGDIDAYFEVINEFAPLDDLLEFGSGFEFFAEDPKTMEIEFEVNSASVVPKEQLSLTKTGKLSTKAMTKTRYFDIQQDYVCSCILRIARDLFALLPLNTVYIHALDKRVNTATGYEEEAVILSVKIERKTLNKLNFDGIDCSDSMQNFEHNMKFKKTAGFDKVEKLEVSS; via the coding sequence GTGGGTCTTAGATTTCGTAAGAGTTTTAAAATTGCTCCAGGCGTCCGGATGAATGTGAGTTCGAAAAGTGTCGGTTTCAGTTCGGGTGTCAAGGGGCTCCGCTACAGCGTGAATTCGCGGACGGGAAGCCGGGTCACGGCAAGTATTCCGGGTACGGGCCTATCCTATAGCACTTCCGGCGGACGCAGCAGAAGGACGCCTGCATATAATCGCCAGAGGGAGATTGCAGCACGTCAGCGCGAGCAGGAAAAGTTGGATCAAATTGAGGCTGCAAGTCTGGCAGTGGAAGCCTATGAAAATACCATTGAGCGCATCCATTCCATCCATAAGGAAGCGGATGACCCAGTCAATTGGATCAAAGTAAGAAGTTCCTCTCCGCCATATGAAAAGGATCATGGTGAGATGGGGCCAAATGAAAAAAGTGCGGTGGAGAAGTTCAAAAACTATAAGCCTAGTTTTATCGGGAAACTTTTCAAACAAGAGGATAAAGAACGCAGGAAATTAGAAGAGGCTATTGAAGCAGCACGAGCAGAAGATGACGAAGACTATCGTTCCTGGGAGCGTGACCGTCTTATTGCGACGAAAATAATCGAAGGCGATATTGATGCCTATTTTGAAGTGATCAATGAATTCGCTCCGCTTGATGATCTTCTGGAATTCGGAAGCGGGTTTGAGTTTTTTGCGGAAGACCCGAAAACGATGGAGATTGAGTTCGAGGTCAACAGCGCCAGCGTGGTGCCAAAGGAACAGCTTTCCTTGACGAAAACCGGGAAGCTCTCCACGAAGGCCATGACGAAAACGAGATACTTCGATATCCAGCAGGACTATGTCTGCAGCTGTATATTGCGGATCGCCAGAGATTTGTTTGCCCTCCTGCCGCTTAATACTGTATACATCCATGCACTGGATAAACGAGTGAATACGGCAACGGGATACGAGGAAGAAGCCGTCATCCTTTCCGTGAAAATCGAGAGAAAGACATTGAACAAGCTAAATTTCGATGGAATTGACTGTTCAGATTCCATGCAGAATTTTGAACATAACATGAAGTTCAAGAAGACAGCTGGGTTTGATAAAGTGGAAAAATTAGAGGTTTCCAGTTAA